The DNA region AAATAGTTTGtgaagcagcacacacacacacacacacacacacacaaaaaagaggttttgaattttttattatttttttgctgttatttttttctgttacacAGGTAACATTTCACATTCGATTCATTTCTTCAGAAAGAGACAACTAGCGTGCCACTGAACATTCACATCTACTTTAACACAACACTTAGGCTCATGGTgcattcttttcatcttgccaatTCACAGTTGTAACTTGCTGAAACAGCCTGTAATGGATGCATTTATTTCTGGTAAATGACAAGGGTGATGGGGTGGCAGTCTCCTagcccttatgcgttgttggcagtgttgggaaagttcactttctacatgaactagttcaaagttcaattcacacattttaaaatgaactagttcagttcatagttcaaactacaaaattttgaactaaagttcacagttccaaaaatgaactagttcatagttctttttttccatacgttgctgcgagctattatttttcaaaattattgccacagcccataaagaatcacagacagcaattattttatcagttttaacaatgaagctatgcatcagatttcatcttcatatccaattttgaatacttatccaaccagggtttacattagctttgaggggacagcatttccccattgttgctttaatgctttgtctcccattctcaccgaccttgtcataaacatcataaaattcttttaaatgatcatacgccttcttgctacatgctgctgttgtttgctgttttttttttttttttgatgacgcgtcggcggtgcgacactggtggctggtgttgccagattgggtgttttttgcgacatattaagacccgtttacggtgtgttttaggcgggttttcgcctggaaggctctatagaaatctggcaccctattgaacgaagttaacctgagagagcgtgccgttcacagacaccagaatgaacgagttcacagtaacattcatcaggcattaatacagcacgttcagttcacgttcgccaaaaatatgaacgagttcatgaactatcgttcaatgaacgcgttcaggcacaacactggttgTTGGGCaggttttcgtccactagggggtaaagttgagtcttattttggccacaactttctctgtgtttgagccaggcgggaaggaagtcgaccggaagtcggccgtgtgccgccatcttgtagcagaacttcacttgggTTAgaatcccattgactcccattcattttggcgtcactttgacagcgaataactttacatctgaggcatttaaagactccatttgtccattatttatttctaaagatacacgacaatgtataaagggctccattaccttctatgttacattatggccccgtagaaacagtttttgtaaaaataggctaacgattgcgtcataaccaatcgactctctgtcgcacagtagagaaattaccgtacagacaggaggagaagctcacaggcaatcggggagacgtcaaaagaggagcccatagatacaagccctggcgttacattttaaaatactatacaaaataattaatcagaatacttactcctgctcactcacgccaaagaactcccagctcaagctcgccgtctctgcaagattaacgatggcagtttgcacgcacagctactagaagatttacatctgtcagacaggttgctgatgtcatcaagcttagtttgagtcggcgcgtcagaaacggaagtgctaaaaatcgctaaaaatgggcttcacttgtctcaattgagttccaatggggtcgctgtgtccatttcttttactgtctatggtttgagctaatggaatgatttttggtgacaaatcttattttgacccatattttgggaaaatactttgatatttttcaaaaactcaatggtacactctgggcaaattcactaccctttcgttatgttcgtggatgaaaacatccactaaattaaactgctataaaaatgtatcagataattttttttttcaattttttttgcataaatctattaatcaacctcagtcctgatcaaaactaccaaatgtttaaaaaaagattttaactctttaattaccaagttcataaattatgtcactgatttgggaaaaaaaaacacacaaaattacatattttcaatataaattttttttgtggactggatatttttttaccttttatcacagtcttgggcatgtcaaagattagtaaatagactggctttgatgcattgttagtttttgtacagcattagattttatttttttctccctcatttgttgttggtggctgtttttgccccattgacttccattataacgacattttttgattacaaagccatgacaccatataatcatgcattcttgattgtttgtggttttcccttttgggaagaagtaaaatttgttattttttacaaatgatcactaggtgggaccattaaccctttagataggcatGTGCAagaaaaggcttagtttctggcttgtatatggagttatatggagtataacagcaaattatagtgtataGTTTGAATAAgtcgttttaggggggcgtggcagagtcttaactttaataaagaatatctctttggattttagacttaagtctttgcaactttaccgatctactttatgcaccaagagcttgtaacactccaaagagaaagtaaaaaaatttaagtttAGACTCAAAGATGAGCACTTGAGTAGAAGGATCTTCTCCAGTTGCAGTACAGCCTCCCAGTCTAAAAGCAGAGGGCGTTAGCGGTCATGTGGTCCCAAAAAAGTCTTCCATCACCTCCAGATATTGAATTCTCCTCCACACTGAGCTGCTTCACTGTTGGCAGGGACAGGATGGCACAACTCAAAAGGAGTGTGCTGCTGCTGTGGTTCTTCTGGAAGGCTTGGAAAGCATCATGTCACTTTTGCCTCTTGATCCAGCAGCAGTTATTTTGACTGAACACCAAAAACATGCTGAGAAGGCTTTCCAAAGTCACGCCTGGCTTGTCTCTGGATAGGAAACCTTTGTGGTGCTAATACAGGACTGTTATTAGCAGATTTCGTTGGACTCTGAGACATCCTGGTTTGATGCTGTTGAAGCTTAAGCATTACATTGTTTTGCATTGATCTCTCTTGCCATTGTGCTTCAGATGAACCAGTAAACACCAGTAACTTTCTAAATACTGCTTGCCTCAACCCTATagccatttttttaaatcaccaacAATActgaagttttgttttatttttgagtacTTATTTTTGGAATCTCTCTCTCATTTTGAGATAGCCCAGCTGAATGAACTCATTAGGTGATTAGTGGAGTACACAATAACTTAATCTGTGAGTGTCTTATAAAAGGAAATATACCACTGGGGAGGCTCCAGGAACAGTTTGAAAACCTTTTATACTCAAGAAGCCCATGGTTTTCTTCTGTTAATtcttaatcacatttaaaaatgttacaccAAACATCTTATTGGAGGTCTTATTtgcttcgtaaaaaaaaaaaagctcagtaCAACTCAGCAcggtttgcatttccactgcagtttagtatccCTTTAGAGGAGATGGGATCATCTTTCCACGTCACCTTATCAAGCGCTGACTGAATCTACTCCTCTGCTATCAACAAGTGGAACATCTGTACTTCCACAACCAGTCACAGCACACTTTGGGTTTCATAATGTGGGCCTTTTGATtggttcatgccagactgggcaAGTGTGAGATCCTTTTCTTGTAAAcctccaaaacaaaatcaagactatGTAAGGGAGCATAATAGGGGAAGTCATGACCTAGTGTTTAGAGATTTTGACTCCTAACCCCAGGTAggtgggtttgaatctcaggccggcaataccacgacttacgtgcccttgagcaaggcaccgaacccccaaatgCACCCCAGGCGCTgcaccataaatggctgcccactgtgccgggtgtgttcactgtgtgtgcttTGGATGAgatgcacaaattctgagtatgggtcaccatacttggctgaatgtcaagtcacttccccccccccccaataggACCCCTTTAGAAGACACTCAAGATGGAAAACTTGACAGTGGTCACAAGCAGTTTGGCTCCTACGTGACTGCCAGCAAAGCCACATAACAGGATTCAATTTGTAGATTTGAGGAAAAACAAAAGCACAacccattaagattttttttaatgaagtcacAGCACTTCAAGTTATTTTTGGCCATAGCCAGATTCTTTAACACTGATGGGCCCAACAGAGGTTTTATCCCACCACAGATCTGAGGAACAAACAAGCAGTTAGAAAAAGCGGTGCATAAAAATAAGGTCAACCTAAACTATTCAGACCTTTATGGGGCTGGTCACGTCCTCTTCTGGTACTACATGTGGAGTCACAGCAGCCACACACCTGGTCAGAACCATCTGCAGACACCCAACTGACAAGACACCCTTAAGTTAAAAGCAATTCCTCAGTCACCTGTACACTTTAGGAGGTGGGGATCATAcccattagcagagaaggaacaaGCTTTCTGTTCAGGATTTGGAGTCGTTGTTGCTACAGCCACCTTCACCATGCATGTGATGTAAACCTGCAGAGACCATCGTTTGTAGATCATGAAAGCACACCATATAAAGCATTGCACAAGTCACATACCAGTCCACTGTCTGGTTGCTGGAACCTGAAAGCCTCTAGCTGAAGCTGCAACTTGTCACCTCGAGTTCGGGGCATAAATTGAGACCTGGAGCCTGTGAGCTTGGCATCAACCAGGCACCTGGGAAAGGAACCAAGTTAAACTTCAGTACACCTAGTGTGGGACACATGAGGGGCACCACTTACCCATTGTTCTCAATAAAGGAGTATCTGGGGACAGATGTGACATCAGGGACTATTGTagccacacagctgtccacaaacacacggATGGGAACATGGCTGTATGGAAGCACAGATGCTTCAAGATTTAGGAGATCACCCAGGAAGTATTGGTTAGAAGGCCTCTCAAATCTCCAGTCATCTACAAAGACAACTTTTAGGACAGGTTCACGAGCACTGGATAGTTACAAGAGCATTTGGTACACCAACCGTTCATGAGCTTGAGGAAGAAGTCGAAGACCTCCTCTGCAGCTTCAGTAGAGGTATATGGGACCCAACTGGGCACTAAGGAGTCGCTGCTCACATTATGCTTTCTGCAAGGGATTCAAACTATCACCTTACCCTGCCTTCAGTACATCAGCAACCTTGAACCCTGACCTCACCTTGAATAGTGACACTCGATTCCAACCACTGCACTAATGCTCCGAACAATAGGAACACCATATGAAGCCTCTTGTGGGGTGTGGAGAAGTTTGaaggtgtagacaagctcatcGTTAGTCACCTGAAGATAGAGGAGTCCTGTTAGTCACAAAACACTCCAAGCCACTGAAATGGAACATTGAAACCTCACCATCACTACACTGCCACATCCATGCAATCCAGACTCAAAGACAAGCACTTGAGCAGAAGGGTCTTCTCCAGTTGCACTACAGCTTCCCAGTGTAAGAGAAGAGGAGCTCACTAGCTTCCCAATCCCGAAGAAGTCTTTCTTGACTTCCACATATATGGAACCCTCTCTACACTGAGCCGCTACGCTGTTGGGAGGGACAAAGTGACGCGGATCAAAAGGGATGACTGGCTGCCGTGGTTCTTCTGGCAGGCTTGGAAACTGCCATGTCAGTTTTGCCACTGGACCCAGCATCTGTTCTTTTGACTGAACACCAAAAACATCTTGAGAAGGCCTCCTAAAGTCACTCTTGGCTGGTGTTTGGACAGGAAATCTTTGTGGGGCAGATGCAGGTTTACTGGGGCCATATTTCTTGGGAATTGGAGGCATCCTAGAATCGGTCTTCTGAGCTTTTGCCCTAGGCATAAAGACGCCTGGAGTCCAATCATTTCTTTCACTGGGACTCCATTGTGCTTCAGAAAATCCCAGCACAAAAAGGAACACCAATCCAAATCCAACTTGCCCAAACCCCATTGTTGTTAAGCTTGCAGTTCAATAATGCATTAGTGCTCTACCATCCAAATTTATACAGCTGAAAATCAGGATGGCTCCACCTCTCTCATGACAAGCATCATTTTCCTCTATACCAGCtaatttactcaatcaatttgtcACAGGTGAAAACCATTAATTTCTCTTTACTCAAAATAAACTATGCCCCATTAAAGGACATGTTGTATTAGAAGCTATaccaaataattgtttattttaaatataaaattctaaaattatataaattctcTGAAACACAACCAACATCTAAGCCTTTTTGTGTCCTCTTCTTATTAATTCAGAAACATGATCACAGACAGAATTGTACACTAgagtattcaaaataataaagatCATCGTGTTTCTACacagactacgtttacatgctgttaaaattcgggttatggtcgggttaaggtcactatttgggtttctgaaacattcgggataacccgtttacatgcgtgagcagagagagttaacaatcccgatgtaaacggcgacgcacggttagcgtctggacgtacggacaacaagacgcaatatgcgtcatttccgattcttcttcctgtatccaaagacaacaacaacaacagcagcagcaggcggataatgaatagtttggggcagatagcgatagtctttgtttgcgctttggcgctggtactgatccaccagcagcacttgacattactgtgcctctatactgcacgtggggtttttttatgcgccgtctctactcaaaagaccaagattccttgcgaatagaaaatgcgcagaacacacattttgatggggatatgccgagacgcgtttacaagaccaaatattcgggttagaaaaggggtaccccaggtataatatcccggtttttaaaaaccgggatatgagcatatccgggtttttgccggtgtttacatggccgtgcgcgaccgggttattgctaatatcccggttttgaacgggttattggctgcatgtaaacgcagtcacaGTCAGGTTTGGATTGTGACACAATTGCCTCACATCAGCACATCAATCTTCACAAGAGATGGAAATGGAGCGAGGGAATGCAAGATCATAGTATAGTACATAGATTTTATTGTAGATTCACTAATATGTTTTCTCCTCCTTCCTATTGTTTTATGACTAGGTTGATCAGTGTGTGTGGATTTACGGTAGACTTCCTTCCTTCAGCTTGAACTACTGCATGCTGGGCAGCACAGAAATATAACCTGAACAGATGACTATAAAGCATTTGAATTCCAAATATGAACAAGTATGAGTGAAAGAAACCCAGTAATGGACATTAAGAAcaatacacattaaaacacactGGAAAATGTCTGGAAAAGTCATAAACTAAATATATCGTTGACAAATAGTTTGtgaagcagcacacacacacacacaaacacacacacaaaaaagaggttttgaattttgtattatttttttgctgttatttttttctgttacacAGGTAACATTTCTCATTCGACTAATTTCTTCAGAAAGAGACAACTAGCGTGCCACTGAACAGTCACATCTACTTTAACACAACACTTAGGCTCATGGTacattcttttcatcttgccaatTCACAGTTCTAACTTGCTGAAACGGCCTGTAATGGATGCATTTATTTCTGGTAAATGACAAGGGTGATGGGGTGGCAGTCTCCTagcccttatgcgttgttggggacgttttcatccactagggggtaaagttgagtcttattttggccacaactttctctgtgtttgagctaatggaatgatttttggtgacgaatcttattttgacccatattttgggaaaatactttgaaatttttcaaaaactcaacggtacactctgggcaaattcactaccctttcgctatgttcgtggatgaaaacatccactaaattaaactgctgtaaaaatgtatcagataaatatttttttgttcgaattttttttgcataaatctattaatcaacctcagtcctgatcaa from Carassius carassius chromosome 1, fCarCar2.1, whole genome shotgun sequence includes:
- the LOC132145419 gene encoding zona pellucida sperm-binding protein 3-like translates to MGFGQVGFGLVFLFVLGFSEAQWSPSERNDWTPGVFMPRAKAQKTDSRMPPIPKKYGPSKPASAPQRFPVQTPAKSDFRRPSQDVFGVQSKEQMLGPVAKLTWQFPSLPEEPRQPVIPFDPRHFVPPNSVAAQCREGSIYVEVKKDFFGIGKLVSSSSLTLGSCSATGEDPSAQVLVFESGLHGCGSVVMVTNDELVYTFKLLHTPQEASYGVPIVRSISAVVGIECHYSRKHNVSSDSLVPSWVPYTSTEAAEEVFDFFLKLMNDDWRFERPSNQYFLGDLLNLEASVLPYSHVPIRVFVDSCVATIVPDVTSVPRYSFIENNGCLVDAKLTGSRSQFMPRTRGDKLQLQLEAFRFQQPDSGLVYITCMVKVAVATTTPNPEQKACSFSANGWVSADGSDQVCGCCDSTCSTRRGRDQPHKDLWWDKTSVGPISVKESGYGQK